GGCAGACGCTGAAGATGGACACCCCGGCACTGGTGGACTGAGCGGTCCCCTTCCGGACTCACCGTATCGACGACGACGGCGCCGCACCCTCCCGGGGTGCGGCGCCGTCGTCGTCCTGTCAGGCGGCTGTCAGGGCTTCATGTTCTCCGCGCCGATGAGCCAGGCCTGCTGCTCGAGTCCCTCGAGCACCGTGTGCAGGAGGTCCGCCGAGGTGGGGTCCTCCTCGTCCACCTGGTCGTGGACCTTGCGGGTGGTGCCGACGGTGGCGTTGATGGCCGCGACGATGCGGTCGATGGCGTCGTGCGTGGAGATCAGGCCCTCGGGGAACGCCGCGAGGCTGGTGTCCTTCTCGACGGTGACGCTGCGGCCGTCCGGGACGGCCTCCAGGGCGCGCATGCGCTCGGCGACATCGTCACTGAGGTTGCGGGCCAGATCGATCAGGACGTCCAGCTGGAGGTGCAGATCGCGGAAGTTCGGTCCCACGATGTTCCAGTGGGCCTGCTTGCCCTGCAGGTGCAATTCGATCAGGTCGGTCAGCACGGCCTGGAGATTGGCCGCGAGCGTGGGTGATGCCTTCATGCTTCCTCCTGTGTGGTGAATTGTTCCGTACTCATGACGCTATCCCACTTCGGCGGTGGCGGGACAACTCAGATTCCGAGGAACTCCTCCAGGCGGACCACGGTCAGTCCGGAGGCCTTCTGTGCCTGGTGGAACGCCGCGAGGTCCCGTTTGAATTCCGGCCGGAAGTGCATGAGGCAGATGTCACCCGGACGCAGGCCGTT
This portion of the Arthrobacter woluwensis genome encodes:
- a CDS encoding Dps family protein; this translates as MKASPTLAANLQAVLTDLIELHLQGKQAHWNIVGPNFRDLHLQLDVLIDLARNLSDDVAERMRALEAVPDGRSVTVEKDTSLAAFPEGLISTHDAIDRIVAAINATVGTTRKVHDQVDEEDPTSADLLHTVLEGLEQQAWLIGAENMKP